The following proteins are co-located in the Macadamia integrifolia cultivar HAES 741 chromosome 3, SCU_Mint_v3, whole genome shotgun sequence genome:
- the LOC122073976 gene encoding LOB domain-containing protein 16-like — translation MAAGSGSPCGACKFLRRKCASDCIFAPYFCSEQGPARFAAIHKVFGASNVSKLLLHVPLPDRCEAVFTIAYEAQARIRDPVYGCVAHIFALQQQVAYLQAQLIQVKAQLAHNLAAAGSKSLENHWPSRTAGPVFGGGGDWSPQVTYPAYVHSLTPHNSLEFLEQSSDGMMMQMQDMLDRDDLSFQPCAKKRLSTNDLGELQALALRMMRN, via the exons ATGGCTGCAGGAAGTGGGTCTCCTTGTGGTGCCTGCAAGTTTCTCAGGAGAAAATGTGCTTCTGATTGCATCTTTGCTCCTTATTTCTGCTCGGAGCAAGGCCCTGCTCGGTTTGCTGCCATTCACAAGGTGTTTGGTGCCAGTAatgtctccaagctcttattaCATGTTCCTCTCCCCGATCGATGTGAGGCTGTCTTCACAATCGCCTATGAAGCTCAGGCTAGGATCCGTGATCCTGTCTATGGCTGTGTTGCTCATATCTTTGCACTTCAGCAACAG GTGGCATACTTGCAAGCCCAATTGATTCAAGTGAAGGCTCAGCTGGCTCACAACCTTGCAGCTGCTGGTTCAAAGTCCTTAGAGAATCATTGGCCTTCTAGGACTGCAGGGCCTGTCTTTGGTGGTGGAGGAGATTGGTCTCCCCAGGTTACTTATCCGGCATACGTGCATTCCCTAACACCTCACAACTCCCTGGAATTTCTGGAACAGAGTAGTGATGGAATGATGATGCAGATGCAGGACATGCTGGACAGAGATGATCTATCCTTCCAACCTTGTGCTAAGAAAAGATTGTCTACCAATGACTTGGGTGAGCTTCAAGCTCTGGCTCTTAGGATGATGAGGAACTGA
- the LOC122073975 gene encoding poly [ADP-ribose] polymerase 1 translates to MATPPKPWKVEYAKSSRSSCKSCKTTIEKETLRLGKMVQATQFDGFMPMWNHGHCILKKANQIKSLDDVEGIDLLRWEDQQKIRKYLEGGATSSTTGGAGDEYGVEVSQTSRATCKCCNQKITKGELRISTKPDGQGMRGLTWQHANCFMDSFPSIQVEKLSGWDKLSFSDQGALRGMIKRDASAAKKVSKDVGGEDKKLAQVQSSTSRGGTKRKKSDSKDQKSKILKVEEDISLGSRSTESNNTELRNQNSKTSDLESKLEAQSKALWAMKDELKKHVTTSELRAMLEINCQDSTGSELDLRDRCADGMMFGALDSCPICSGSLRYSGGEYRCHGYQSAWSKCAYSTAEPKRIKGKWEIPEGTDNQYLCKWFKTQKGKKPVRLLPPPSNKSSGSQPANVLTGSSKGEMLEDLKVAISGISKESIEELKSKIVEAGGLIHAKIKKDTNCLVVSGGPDDQDPEIRKARRMKLPIVREDYLVDCIERKKKLPFDRYKIEATGAASSMVTVKVKGRSAVHEASGLQDCGHILEVGKSIYNTTLNMSDLSTGINSYYILQIIEEDKGSDCYVFRKWGRVGNDKIGGSKLEEMAKLEAIKEFKRLFLEKTGNSWEAWELKENFQKQPGRFFPLDIDYGVNKQVSKKKSPNEGNSQLAPPLVELMKMLFNVETYRAAMMEFEINMSEMPLGKLSKSNIQKGFEALTEIQNLLESSNHDPFKENILIDVSNRFFTVIPSIHPHVIRDEDDFKSKVKMLEALQDIEIASRLVGFDVDNDESLDEKYKKLRCNITPLPHDSEDYLLVEKYLLTTHAPTHKDWSLELEDVFTLEREGEFDKFAPYREKLQNRMLLWHGSRLTNFVGILSQGLRIAPPEAPATGYMFGKGIYFADLVSKSAQYCYTDRQNPVGFLLLSEVALGEVYPLKKASYMDRPPQGKHSTKGLGKTKPQESDYVKWQDEVVVPCGKPVPSNVKSSELMYNEYIVYDTAQVKLQFMLKVRFHHKGSGK, encoded by the exons ATGGCGACACCGCCAAAGCCATGGAAGGTTGAATACGCCAAATCGTCGAGGTCGTCCTGCAAATCATGCAAGACGACCATCGAAAAGGAGACGCTTAGATTGGGGAAAATGGTCCAGGCTACCCAATTCGATGGCTTCATGCCT ATGTGGAATCACGGTCATTGCATATTAAAGAAAGCAAACCAGATCAAGAG CCTTGATGATGTTGAAGGCATAGACTTGCTTCGATGGGAAGATCAgcagaaaataagaaagtacTTAGAGGGTGGTGCAACATCCAGTACCACCGGAGGTGCTGGTGATGAATATGGCGTTGAAGTTTCTCAGACTTCTCGTGCTACTTGCAAGTGCTGCAACCAGAAGATTACAAAAGGAGAG TTGCGGATATCAACCAAGCCTGATGGACAAGGTATGAGGGGGCTGACATGGCAACATGCGAACTGTTTCATGGATTCTTTCCCATCTATCCAAGTAGAGAAGTTGTCTGGGTGGGATAAGCTTTCATTTTCTGACCAAGGAGCTCTTCGTGGAATGATTAAAAGGGATGCTTCTGCTGCCAAAAAGG TTTCTAAAGATGTGGGGGGGGAGGATAAAAAACTAGCGCAAGTGCAATCTTCTACTTCCAGAGGTGGCACTAAACGTAAAAAATCTGATAGCAAAGATCAGAAGTCAAAAATCCTTAAAGTTGAAGAAGATATTTCTTTGGGCAGCCGTTCAACTGAAAGCAACAACACTGAGTTGAGGAATCAAAATTCCAAAACTTCTGATCTGGAAAGTAAGTTGGAGGCTCAAAGCAAAGCATTGTGGGCTATGAAAGATGAACTTAAAAAGCATGTTACGACATCGGAGCTGCGAGCAATGCTTGAAATAAATTGTCAAGATTCAACAGGATCAGAACTTGATTTACGAGATCGTTG CGCTGATGGAATGATGTTTGGAGCACTGGATAGCTGCCCTATTTGTTCTGGTTCTCTACGCTACTCTGGAGGTGAGTACCGTTGCCATGGCTATCAATCAGCATGGAGCAAGTGTGCTTATTCAACTGCTGAACCCAAGCGTATCAAGGGTAAGTGGGAAATACCCGAAGGAACCGACAATCAATATCTTTGCAAG TGGTTCAAAACacaaaagggaaagaaaccTGTTCGGCTTTTGCCTCCACCATCCAACAAATCTTCTGGAAGTCAACCTGCCAATGTCCTTACTGGGTCATCGAAAGGGGAAATGTTGGAAGACTTGAAAGTTGCCATCTCTGGAATATCCAAGGAATCCATA GAGGAATTGAAGAGCAAAATTGTGGAAGCAGGTGGACTGATCCATGCAAAAATTAAGAAAG ACACAAATTGCTTGGTAGTGAGTGGTGGGCCAGATGATCAGGATCCTGAGATCCGAAAAGCAAG GAGGATGAAATTACCCATTGTGAGGGAGGATTATCTGGTTGATTGTattgaaaggaagaagaagcttccATTTGACCGGTACAAAATTGAAGCTACTGGAGCAGCTTCAAGCATGGTTACTGTGAAAGTCAAAGGGCGTAGTGCTGTACATGAAGCCTCAGGTCTGCAGGATTGTGGTCACATCCTTGAGGTTGGGAAGAGCATCTATAATACAACCTTAAACATGTCTGACCTGTCAACTGGGATTAACAG TTATTATATCCTTCAAATCATTGAAGAGGATAAAGGATCAGATTGTTATGTGTTCCGTAAGTGGGGCCGTGTTGGTAATGATAAAATTGGTGGAAGCAAACTAGAAGAGATGGCAAAGTTGGAGGCAATCAAGGAATTCAAACGTTTATTTTTGGAGAAGACTGGGAATTCTTGGGAAGCATGGGAATTGAAGGAAAATTTCCAGAAACAACCTGGAAGATTCTTTCCATTAGACATT GATTATGGTGTAAACAAACAAGTGTCAAAAAAGAAAAGTCCTAATGAGGGAAATAGTCAACTCGCTCCTCCTCTGGTAGAACTTATGAAGATGCTCTTCAATGTGGAAACATACAG GGCTGCTATGATGGAATTTGAGATCAATATGTCAGAAATGCCTCTTGGAAAGCTAAGCAAAAGTAACATCCAGAAAG GTTTTGAGGCATTAACAGAGATACAAAATCTATTAGAAAGTAGTAACCATGATCCTTTTAAAGAGAACATACTTATTGATGTGAGCAATCGTTTTTTTACGGTGATCCCTTCAATTCATCCACATGTCATCAGGGATGAAGATGACTTTAAGTCTAAG GTGAAAATGTTAGAAGCACTTCAAGATATTGAAATAGCTTCCAGACTAGTTGGCTTTGATGTTGATAATGATGAGTCTCTCGATGAGAAATATAAGAAGCTTAGGTGCAATATTACTCCACTGCCTCACGATAGTGAAGATTATCTGTTGGTTGAAAAATATCTCCTCACTACCCATGCACCAACACACAAG GATTGGTCCCTTGAATTGGAAGATGTTTTCACActtgaaagagaaggagaatttGATAAGTTTGCACCCTACAGGGAGAAACTTCAAAATAGAATGCTCTTGTGGCATG GTTCCCGGCTGACAAATTTTGTGGGTATCCTTAGCCAAGGACTGCGAATAGCACCTCCAGAAGCTCCAGCAACTGGTTATATg TTTGGCAAAGGGATTTACTTCGCTGACCTGGTGAGCAAGAGCGCTCAGTACTGCTATACTGATAGACAAAATCCAGTTGGTTTTTTGCTTCTGAGTGAAGTAGCTTTGGGAGAGGTCTACCCACTCAAGAAAGCATCG TATATGGATAGACCTCCACAAGGAAAGCATTCAACCAAGGGACTTGGCAAGACGAAACCTCAGGAATCAGATTATGTAAAATGGCAAGATGAAGTGGTTGTACCTTGTGGGAAACCGGTCCCGTCAAATGTCAAGTCTTCTGAGCTAATGTATAACGAATATATTGTCTATGATACAGCTCAG GTTAAGCTGCAGTTCATGTTGAAGGTGAGGTTTCACCACAAGGGATCAGGAAAGTAA